The Pseudomonas nunensis genome includes the window GCTGCGACGTAGATTGTCGAGAATCTTCCAGAGCGCCATGACATCCAGACGGTTACGCGCCCATTCACCTCGCGCATTGCGCGTCCACGGCAGAATCCACGGTATCAGCTGCCAGTCACCCCGGATCCAGCGATGTCGACGTTTGACGTCGGCGCTGTATCCCGAGGGATATTGTTCGTACAACTGCACATCGCTCAGCAGACCTGAACGGGCATAACAACCCTCGATCAAATCGTGGCTGAGAATCTGATTATCCGGCAGGCAGTCTTTCAGGGCGCAAGTAAAGGCGTCAACGTCATAAATACCTTTGCCAATGAACGATCCTTGATGGAACAGATCCTGATAGATATCCGATACAGCGCGGGTATAGGGGTCGACACCACCTCCGGTGCCAAGCAGACGCGAATAGATGGAACGCGGGGTGCTGGTCAGGCTGATGCCTACCCGAGGTTGTAAAAGAGCATGGCCCGATATGATTTTTTCTTTTCGGGTATCGAATACCGGCCAATTCAACGGGTGCATCATGGCCGCCACACACTGGCGGGCTACGTCTTGAGGCAACTGGGTGTCAGTATCGAGGGTCAACACGTAACGCACCGTTTGCAGTGATCGCGTGTCGCCAACCACAGTCGTGAAACGACTAGCGTCTCGTCCGCGGAGCAACGCATTGAGGTCGTTCAGCTTGCCTCGTTTGCGCTCATATCCCATCCATACCTGTTCCCCTGGATTCCAGCACCGTGGTCGATGCAGGAGGAAAAAACGGTCGATCGAACCTTCGGCGTATTTGCGATTGAGCAGGCTGATCGCCTGTGAAGCGTGTGCGAGCAAGTCGGCGTCTTGCACCTGCACCTCTTCCGGTGCATCGCAGAAGTCAGTCAGCAATGCGAAAAACAGATTGCTGTCACGATTGGCCAGGAACCTCACCTCCAGCCCCTCAACGAGATCTTCGACGTCGGCACGGGAGGCAATGAGCGTTGGAATAGCTACAAGGGTGCGAGCTTCATCTGGAACTCCATTGGCGTAGTCCATCTTTGGCAACATCGTGGGCAACAGGCTGAACGTCACCAACCAATTGATCAGACTGAAAGCCAACTGACTGGTCATGATCAGACAAGGCACAGCCAACACCAGCAATTCGGTGAAAGACAGACCATCGCGGCCCGCGGACGCAAGCATTGGCAGGGCGAAAATCACAGTAAGCGACCCTGCCGGGGCGAGGTAAAACATCAATGGCGAACGTTGAACAAGGCGCTTCCAGCGTTCGTGAAGTGGCACATGGGCCTTGAGCCTTTGCTCAAGAATGCCAATGCCCGCGCCAATCAGGAAATAGCCTACATGGCTGGCTAACAAGCTGTCGGACGTTAAGGCGTTCTGCTCTCCCGAAAGCTTGACGACAATGTCTGCAACCTGGATTTCCGAGTGCTGGCTACGCCTGGCGAGCCGCTCGATCACGTGCCGATAGCTGTCGCGAGTGTCGAAGTCCATGAATGGATAAACAGCCGCCGGATCATTCTTCAATGTCTGCTCAACCAGGCTCATCGACTCGACGAATTCCCGCCAGTTGGTGGCAGACAACAGCCGCAAGCTTGCAATGCTGTTGCTGATTGAAACCTGATCGGCAGACTGTTGCCGAGTGTCGAGCTGCACTTGACGTTCAATGCTCGAGCCGGTCTCAACGAGTGTTTGCTCGATCCAGTTCAGCGGCAGCGCTAACGCAGCGCTTTGGCCCTGCAGGCGACGGGCGAACTCGGCGACGAAAGCGGCCGTCAGAGGCGGCGCCGAGTGAGCCATATCGGCGACGGTCAGTACCACACTTTTCACGTCGCGTTCGGATATCTCAATCAGTCGCTCGGCCCAGTCATCGGCCAGATTTCCGTCGTCCCAGTTAGCCATAACGCGTGACGCGACCCTGCGTAGGTTTTCGATCAAGGCCAGACGCAGCATGATCGGGACTGCCCAGAGCTCGCCAAGAGAGAGTGGCATCACCGTTTGATAGGCGACTATAAAACGTCTGAGGCTGTGTTCGTCGAACCGACCGTCACCATGAGAGATTGTCTCCAGTGCAATGTCATACACCCTGGGCAGGCCGGTCGACGGGCCATTGATCAGGCGCGGCAACTCTCGGCTGTAGCCTTTGGGCAGGTGCGTCCTGGCGGTACGAATGTGATCTTCAATGAGAAAGTAATTGTCCAAAAGCCACTCGGCGGCCGGCGTAATGCGTCGACTGGTCGGCGATGCCTGTATCAGCGCAGTGCAGCTACTGCTGAGGAGGACTTCGTTGTCATCCAGCCTGCCTAGCAGAGAGTCTCGTACGTACAATTCGCTGAGCTGATGCTGTCCGGCAAGAGCGATACCGTGACTAGCCATCTGATCTGCGTTGAAAAGCTCGGAGCGAAGAATTTGCTCATGAGCGAACTTGAGTGGGCGGTATTTGCCACTTCGGCAGAAAGCAGTCAGCCGGGAAAGTAGCCGGCTGGCGCGTATCCATATGCTGGTCATAGGTGCCCTGATCCTGGGAATCGGGTAAAGAGTTGTTCTATTCGTCTCGGAGGAGCTTCTGCGAAGGTCGCCCACCCAATAGTCCCTCACGATCCCTTAATGGTTGGCCAACCACGATTCCATCTTCGTTGATGTCGTAACGTCGCAATTCATCAGAGTGAGCACTGGCGCGTACTTTGACCACGGCCATAACGCGCAGTAGGCGACTGTCGATTTCGATATAGCGCTGAACGATGATGGCATCCGTCATGAAGGCAGTGCCGTAAGGGCTGAAACGAAGGTCGGTGTAGCGATCTTCAAGCTCGCAAGTCATCAGTGTGCTGACACCCGCCTGGCTCAAGGCACTGACCAGACACAACAGTGATTCACGAAAGTCATCCCGAAACGTCGGCGCCAAAGCCAATTCAAAACCCGAAAGCGAGTCGATGACAACGCGTGTGGCGCCGAGCCGTTTTACTTCAAGAAGCAACAGATGAACGATCTCGTCGATGGACAGGTCCGAAGCGCGGCTGTTCACCAGTCCCACCCGGTCTGCTTCGATCAAGCGTGAAAGCTCAGGGCTCTGTGAGCGGTTCGGATGCTGCTCGAACACTGCAATCACCCCCGTTTCACCCTGGTTCGCACCGGCGGCGAGAAAGCTAGCGGCCAAAATGGTTTTGCCTGAGCCGGATGGTCCTGCTACCAGAAGTGAATAACCCTTTGGAAGGCCCCCGCCAAGCATTTCGTCAAGACCCGAGATGCCAATCTTCAAGCGCGAGCGTGTCGCTGATTGGGCAGCAAGTGGTTCCACACTGTTTTGCACAGGGGCGAATACGGTAACGCCTGTTTGATCGATGCGAAACGTATGCAGCCCGGGCAAGGTCGATTGCCCACGCATTTTCATGATCTGCATTTGTCGCACCATCGAATTGCGCTGCACCGTCTGGCCCATCCAGATCAAGCCATCGGCCACGGTGAAGACGGGATTACTCTCGGCCGGGGAAAAGTACTCGCCTATCAAGAATGTTGTCGCCTGCCAACTGGTCATCATCACCCCCAGTTCTTGCACAAACTGCGGCAGGTTGTTGTTGGGGTTGGCTTGTGTCTGACTTGCCAACACCACTGAACGGAACGAATCAATAAACACTAAGCCGGGACTGTAGGCTTCCACTTCACTGACGACGCGCGCTAATACCGCGTCAAGGTCACCGGCCAGCGTGTCCATGGAGAGGTTGATGTAGCGCACTGAGTGGTTGAGCGCCTGACTCTGAAAAAACTCGAATTGCTGCTGGTAGCGCAACATCTTCAAAGGCGGTTCACCCAAGACCGTGAAATACAGCGCGGGGCGCTCGGGGGTGGCCAAGGCAAACATCATCTGGTGGGAAAGGGTTGTCTTGCCGCTGCCTGGCGGTCCGGCGATAAGGTTGAACGAGAACTCCGGCAGGCCGCCACCGAGAACTTCATTGAGCCCCGGGACACCGGTAGACAGACGGTTGATCTGTACGCTGGTACTCATTTCTCGCTGCTCTGATGATTGGTTCGGTCCATGGAGCCCGCCGTGCAATCGCCCACGAGTTGCTCTGTGAGCGAGGGGCCGATCAGGGAGGCCAGCAATGTATAAAAAGTGCTGATCAGTGCATCACCTGATTGACGGGCATCAGCGTGGCTCTGTTTAGCCAACAAAGCTTTCAGGGATGATGTATTCATCACCGTTTCTTCGTACTCATGGACAGATTCGAAAAAAGGATGATTCGCTGCGCACAGGAGCAGGCTACGTCGGTAAAGCGCAGTCACTGCCTGTGGTCCGATGATCGGTGTCAGCGCGGCTCGTATTTCTTCAAGTGTCAGTACAAGCGCCTCGGCCACCTGGCCAGCGCTGTACTGGTCATGCCCCTGTACGTACAGCATTGGCACGCAACGTCTCTGTTCATCACTTGGCATGATCGGCATTACTCATCAGCACGATAGGCGCTGGGCTGCAAGTGCAATACGAGCCAGTGCAGGAATGGACTTGGAATGAGTGCGAGTCATGATCGAAGCGCGGTGATTTTCCACGGTGCGCTGGCTGATCCCGAGCTCGACAGCGATGTTCTTGCTCGGGTGACCTGCCAGCACCATGTCCATGATTTGGCGCTGACGGTCAGTGAGGTTGTTAATGCATTGGGTGGCTTCGTGAGTCCAGGCCAGTTTTTTATTCGAATCACGCGAGTGTTCCAACGCTCTGGCAACACTTTGAAGAACCTCACTTCGACCAAATGGCTTTTCAATAAAGTCCGAAGCGCCAGCCTTCATGGCATCTACAGCAATCGACACTTCACTGCTACCGCTGATCATTACGGCAGGCAAATCGTCGCCGTTGCTTCTCAATCGATGCAGGAGATCAAGGCCTTCCATTCCCGGCAGATGAGCATCAACCAGCAAGCATGCCCGTAGCCCGGGGGAGTAGTCCTCCAGAAACGCCTCGCATGACGCATAGTCCTGGACTAGATAATCGCTTGATTCAAGGACTCCTCGAATCGTATCGCGAAAAAGATCGTCGCGATCAACCACGAATATGATCGATGTCCTTGTATCGCATGACTCGTTTTTATCGAGTTGCTCATCGTCGACAATCGCCAGACGTTGTTGTGAAAGCAACGAAGTAATAACAAAGATGACCTCTTTGAGCTTCGCCGGTTTGTTGAGCTGAGTACAGTGCTCGAACGCCACGTCACGGGAGGTCTGTCGTGAAATATCACCAGTCAGGATGATGGCGGGAATGCTGCGGTGCAGTCTTTTGCGCAGCTGGCTGATTAGTTGCAAGCCATTGATCGATCCTGGCAGATTGAAGTCAGCCAGTATCAGATCAGGTTGGACGCCTCGATGTGTGACGCTTTCGAGCGCCGTGACACCGTCGATCGCCATTGCCACTTGATATCCTTCGGATTTGAGCAGGCCGCCCAGTAATTCGAGCAGTTCAACGTCATCCTCGACAATCAGGATCATTTCTTTGTTGGTTACTGGGCCGTGCTCTTGTAAATCATTTTCTTGCGCCGCGCTTGGCAGGGCTGCGCTTTCACGGGATAAAGCGACGTCAATAGAAAATGCAGACCCTTTTGCAAGACTCGATTGCACACGTAAACGGTGGCCCAACACGGTGCACAAGCGTTTAACGATAAGTAATCCTGTGCCATTCCCCAGACTGAAGTTTTCTATAGGCGCCGCGTAGTCTTTGAGGATTAATTCCTGCTCCGATGACCCCATGCCTATACCGGTATCCCAGACTTCAATGCTGAGCCACCGGCCGTGGCGGCGGCAGCCCAGAAGTATCCGACCTTCGTGGGTGTACTGCAGCGCATTGGACAGCAGATTGCGCAACATTTGCTCCAGTAGGCGCGGGTCACTTTCCACCGAAAGATGACAAGGAACTACCTTCAGTTTTAAACCTTTGGCACCTGCCTTGTAGCGGAACTCGTCAGCGAGTCGATCCAGCAGGTCACTCATTCGAAAGCTGACGGGGTTTGCCAGGATCGCGCCGGTTTCAATGTGGTTGATATCCAGAAGGGCATTCAGCATTCCGGACATTGCGCCCACGGTTTCGCCAATCCTGACCGTCAGCTTGCGAGGTTGCTCATCTTTGAGAATGCCCAGCAGCAGGCCTTGCAACAACTTGAGTGTTTGTAAAGGCTGGCGCAGATCATGACTGGCGGAGGAGAGAAAGCGTATCCGGGTGGCGTTAGCGAGTTCCGCTTTCTGCGTTGCGTCTTCAAGCGCTTGGGTGACCTGCTTTTTATCGCGGATATCGGTAAAGGTAATGATCACACCTTCAACAAAATCATCTTGTTTGTTATAGGGCGAAATCCGACGGGTAAAACTCACTCCACTACGCGATTCGACGTCTCGCTCCAGCGGGGTCATATCACGCATGACAGTTTTGGCATCATCCAGCAGATTGACATCGGTTGCCATCGGACATAGGTCAGCCAGTGGTCGCCCAATGTCCTGGGTAAGAATGTTGAATAGTGACTGACTAGCGGGGGTGAACAAGCGGATATTCAGATTTGCGTCTAACAGAATGACCGCGATGTTCATGCTATTCAGCACGTTCAGTGAAACAAGCGAGGCGGTCCGTTGCTGTTCGAGCGAAGCACGAAGCTGATCATTCATCTCAGTCAGCTCGATGTTCAAGGAGCGCAACTGGTGAGTGGATTCGGTTGTGTTCTTCGGCGTCAATTGCTCTTTCGAGCCCAGCGTTGCAGCATCGGCTGAAGGAGATGGGGTAATCACCTTGGGCGTGGCCGTTCCAGCGTCGAGTGGAAGGCGAACTGGCATTGTGATCTCGCAGCAATGCATTCCGAAGGAATACGTCTCCTTGGATCCTACACCCCTTTAGTCGCTACGCAATGTCCACGCTTCAATGCTGTTCGAGTCAGCAACGTTGTAAATGGCATTCCCAACTGACCTGCTAAAAGTTACCCCGCCATTGCTGAACCGCGCCTACGTTTGTACCAGTGTATGTCGCCAAAGGTCTCCGACCGACGGTCGCTTACAGAATGCCTTGCTTACAGAAAACCCCTAGGTAGTTTCCGAGTCTGTCGCCCCCACTGTAATTCCTCATACCCTGAAATTCATACCGGCGCATCTCTACGGGGGTGCTTTTCGACGACTCGGCACTCAGAGTACGACCCATGACCGATAAAGATGACTCGCAAACAAATGCACCGAGTGAAACTGAGCCGCGTTTCTACCTCGTAGGCGGGGGAATAGCCGCCATGGCTGCGGCCGCGTTCATGATCCGTGATGGC containing:
- a CDS encoding ATPase domain-containing protein encodes the protein MSTSVQINRLSTGVPGLNEVLGGGLPEFSFNLIAGPPGSGKTTLSHQMMFALATPERPALYFTVLGEPPLKMLRYQQQFEFFQSQALNHSVRYINLSMDTLAGDLDAVLARVVSEVEAYSPGLVFIDSFRSVVLASQTQANPNNNLPQFVQELGVMMTSWQATTFLIGEYFSPAESNPVFTVADGLIWMGQTVQRNSMVRQMQIMKMRGQSTLPGLHTFRIDQTGVTVFAPVQNSVEPLAAQSATRSRLKIGISGLDEMLGGGLPKGYSLLVAGPSGSGKTILAASFLAAGANQGETGVIAVFEQHPNRSQSPELSRLIEADRVGLVNSRASDLSIDEIVHLLLLEVKRLGATRVVIDSLSGFELALAPTFRDDFRESLLCLVSALSQAGVSTLMTCELEDRYTDLRFSPYGTAFMTDAIIVQRYIEIDSRLLRVMAVVKVRASAHSDELRRYDINEDGIVVGQPLRDREGLLGGRPSQKLLRDE
- a CDS encoding response regulator, producing the protein MPVRLPLDAGTATPKVITPSPSADAATLGSKEQLTPKNTTESTHQLRSLNIELTEMNDQLRASLEQQRTASLVSLNVLNSMNIAVILLDANLNIRLFTPASQSLFNILTQDIGRPLADLCPMATDVNLLDDAKTVMRDMTPLERDVESRSGVSFTRRISPYNKQDDFVEGVIITFTDIRDKKQVTQALEDATQKAELANATRIRFLSSASHDLRQPLQTLKLLQGLLLGILKDEQPRKLTVRIGETVGAMSGMLNALLDINHIETGAILANPVSFRMSDLLDRLADEFRYKAGAKGLKLKVVPCHLSVESDPRLLEQMLRNLLSNALQYTHEGRILLGCRRHGRWLSIEVWDTGIGMGSSEQELILKDYAAPIENFSLGNGTGLLIVKRLCTVLGHRLRVQSSLAKGSAFSIDVALSRESAALPSAAQENDLQEHGPVTNKEMILIVEDDVELLELLGGLLKSEGYQVAMAIDGVTALESVTHRGVQPDLILADFNLPGSINGLQLISQLRKRLHRSIPAIILTGDISRQTSRDVAFEHCTQLNKPAKLKEVIFVITSLLSQQRLAIVDDEQLDKNESCDTRTSIIFVVDRDDLFRDTIRGVLESSDYLVQDYASCEAFLEDYSPGLRACLLVDAHLPGMEGLDLLHRLRSNGDDLPAVMISGSSEVSIAVDAMKAGASDFIEKPFGRSEVLQSVARALEHSRDSNKKLAWTHEATQCINNLTDRQRQIMDMVLAGHPSKNIAVELGISQRTVENHRASIMTRTHSKSIPALARIALAAQRLSC